Proteins co-encoded in one Christiangramia fulva genomic window:
- a CDS encoding helix-turn-helix domain-containing protein — protein MVGNNLDRNLVAFGKKVKYYRTKEKKLSLRGLAKRCDVEHSKIAKIEKGQVKIQLPTVFELAKGLEIHPKELFNFEVNLD, from the coding sequence ATGGTAGGGAACAATTTAGATAGAAATTTAGTGGCCTTTGGGAAAAAGGTTAAATATTATAGAACTAAGGAAAAAAAACTCAGTTTAAGGGGATTGGCAAAAAGGTGTGATGTGGAACATAGCAAAATAGCTAAAATTGAAAAAGGGCAAGTAAAAATACAATTACCTACCGTCTTTGAGCTGGCGAAAGGATTAGAAATTCATCCGAAAGAATTATTTAATTTTGAGGTTAATTTAGATTAA
- a CDS encoding c-type cytochrome, with the protein MKFKKKLTWFFSAAAISLAVLGLYAFKAAHNPDKGYVVTQSRWKNLKVLPQDITKDSLMGLMKNYETSLSVHCNYCHTPSKEDPTKLDFPSDEKLEKVIARGMIKMTNEVNANYFQPYFPDPKPKQVQVVNCVLCHRGAPNPEKYLSQMGKMYKTYDPDRDNRKEKEQEKERKKSE; encoded by the coding sequence ATGAAATTTAAAAAAAAACTAACCTGGTTTTTTTCTGCTGCCGCAATTTCATTGGCAGTGCTGGGACTTTATGCTTTCAAAGCTGCTCATAATCCCGACAAAGGATACGTTGTAACTCAAAGTCGGTGGAAAAACCTTAAAGTTCTTCCGCAGGATATTACAAAAGACAGCCTCATGGGGCTTATGAAGAATTATGAAACCTCCCTTAGTGTACACTGCAATTATTGTCATACACCAAGTAAAGAAGATCCCACCAAATTAGATTTTCCCAGTGATGAAAAACTCGAGAAGGTAATTGCACGTGGAATGATTAAAATGACCAATGAGGTAAACGCCAATTATTTTCAACCCTACTTTCCCGATCCAAAACCCAAACAGGTGCAGGTGGTAAACTGTGTATTGTGCCATCGCGGCGCACCTAATCCTGAAAAATATTTGTCGCAAATGGGAAAAATGTATAAGACCTATGATCCTGATAGGGACAATAGAAAAGAGAAAGAACAGGAAAAGGAGAGAAAAAAAAGCGAATAA